The following proteins are co-located in the Lacticaseibacillus paracasei subsp. paracasei genome:
- a CDS encoding ASCH domain-containing protein, whose amino-acid sequence MADQQELDDFFAHAKAALDLPADTYEDAYQLGGAKFADKLAALVKTGKKTATSSGFELYTIEQDPLPNAGVYNIILNRADKPVALTFTDNVFVTPFMKVTADIAKREGEDDQSLASWREVHQAFFSREYQANGIQFDPESSMVVVEEFHTVYPVVQTR is encoded by the coding sequence ATGGCTGACCAACAGGAATTAGATGATTTTTTTGCCCACGCCAAGGCTGCTCTAGATTTGCCCGCTGACACCTATGAAGATGCTTACCAACTCGGCGGTGCAAAATTTGCTGATAAACTCGCTGCATTGGTTAAAACCGGCAAGAAAACCGCAACTTCAAGCGGCTTTGAGCTGTATACTATTGAACAGGATCCGCTACCCAACGCCGGCGTCTATAATATTATCTTGAATCGGGCGGATAAGCCTGTTGCCTTGACTTTCACGGACAATGTTTTTGTGACGCCATTTATGAAAGTGACTGCCGATATTGCTAAACGCGAAGGAGAAGACGATCAATCCTTAGCTAGTTGGCGTGAAGTCCATCAAGCCTTTTTCAGTCGGGAATATCAAGCAAATGGCATTCAATTTGATCCAGAATCATCCATGGTCGTAGTCGAGGAATTTCATACTGTGTACCCAGTCGTTCAAACGAGGTGA
- the lepA gene encoding translation elongation factor 4, with the protein MNQEEMLDRQKHIRNFSIIAHIDHGKSTLADRILELTDTIAKRDMQAQVLDDMALERERGITIKLNAVELHYKAKNGETYIFHLIDTPGHVDFSYEVSRSLAACEGALLVVDATQGVEAQTLANVYLAIDDDLEIIPVINKVDLPSAQPDVVKEEIEEMIGLDASDAILASGKTGLGVPEILERIVTDVPAPSGDLNAPLQALIFDSVYDDYRGVVLDVRVKEGQVKVGDTIQLMSNGKQFQVTEVGVMSPKAVKRDFLMVGDVGYITAAIKTIQDTRVGDTVTLADRPAEKPLKGYRKITPMVYSGLFPVDNAKFNDLREALEKLQLNDAALEFEPETSQALGFGFRCGFLGLLHMDVVQERLERDYDLDLIMTAPSVDYEIIMTDGTEKTIDNPADMPEVSEIKEIREPYVKASIMVPNDYVGPVMELSQRKRGEFVTMDYLDKYRVNVIYNLPLSEIIYDFFDDLKSSTKGYASLDYEITGYRQSDLVKMDILLNGDPVDALSTIVHKDFAYERGKAIVARLKTTIPRQQFEIPIQAAIGNKVIARSTVKAYRKNVLAKCYGGDITRKRKLLEKQKAGKKRMKSVGSVEVPQEAFMSILKMNDEESQGK; encoded by the coding sequence ATGAATCAAGAAGAAATGCTGGACCGCCAAAAGCATATCCGCAATTTTTCGATCATCGCCCACATTGATCACGGGAAGTCGACCCTTGCTGATCGTATTTTGGAGTTGACCGATACCATTGCCAAACGTGATATGCAGGCGCAGGTGCTAGACGATATGGCACTTGAACGTGAACGTGGCATTACCATTAAACTAAATGCGGTTGAACTGCATTACAAAGCTAAAAATGGCGAAACTTATATTTTTCATCTAATTGACACACCGGGACATGTTGACTTCAGCTATGAAGTCAGCCGCAGTCTGGCGGCCTGTGAAGGGGCCTTGCTGGTCGTGGATGCCACCCAAGGCGTCGAAGCCCAGACATTAGCCAACGTCTATTTAGCGATCGATGATGACCTTGAAATCATCCCGGTCATTAACAAGGTTGATTTACCGAGTGCCCAGCCAGATGTCGTTAAAGAGGAAATTGAAGAGATGATCGGGCTGGATGCCTCCGATGCTATTTTGGCCAGTGGTAAAACCGGCCTAGGCGTGCCTGAAATTCTTGAGCGGATTGTGACCGATGTGCCAGCACCATCTGGCGATTTGAATGCGCCATTACAAGCACTGATTTTTGACTCGGTTTATGACGATTACCGTGGCGTTGTGCTTGATGTGCGCGTCAAGGAAGGCCAAGTTAAAGTCGGCGACACCATTCAGCTGATGAGCAATGGCAAGCAATTTCAAGTGACCGAAGTCGGCGTGATGTCGCCTAAAGCGGTCAAACGTGATTTTCTAATGGTCGGAGATGTTGGCTATATCACAGCCGCGATCAAAACCATTCAGGATACTCGTGTGGGTGATACGGTGACCTTAGCGGATCGGCCAGCAGAAAAGCCGCTGAAAGGCTATCGCAAAATCACGCCAATGGTGTATTCAGGGCTTTTCCCAGTTGATAATGCCAAGTTTAACGATTTGCGTGAGGCCCTCGAAAAGCTGCAATTGAACGATGCGGCTTTGGAATTCGAACCAGAAACTTCGCAGGCGCTTGGTTTTGGCTTCCGCTGCGGGTTCTTAGGCTTGCTGCATATGGATGTCGTCCAAGAGCGACTAGAACGCGATTACGACCTTGACTTGATCATGACCGCGCCAAGTGTGGATTATGAAATCATCATGACCGATGGCACTGAAAAAACGATCGACAACCCAGCTGACATGCCAGAAGTTAGCGAAATCAAAGAAATTCGCGAACCGTATGTCAAAGCCTCAATCATGGTGCCTAATGATTATGTCGGGCCAGTCATGGAGTTATCGCAACGTAAGCGCGGCGAGTTTGTGACGATGGATTATTTAGACAAGTATCGGGTGAATGTGATTTACAACTTGCCGCTTTCAGAAATCATTTACGACTTCTTCGATGATCTCAAGAGCAGCACGAAGGGATACGCCAGTCTGGACTATGAAATCACCGGCTATCGCCAAAGTGATCTGGTTAAGATGGACATCTTGCTTAATGGCGATCCTGTCGATGCGCTCAGTACCATCGTGCACAAGGACTTTGCTTACGAACGCGGCAAGGCCATTGTTGCGCGTCTGAAAACCACGATACCGCGTCAACAGTTTGAAATTCCGATTCAGGCCGCGATTGGCAATAAAGTCATTGCCAGAAGCACTGTGAAGGCTTACCGTAAAAACGTTCTTGCAAAATGTTATGGCGGCGACATCACGCGGAAACGGAAGCTTTTAGAGAAGCAAAAGGCTGGTAAGAAGCGAATGAAATCAGTGGGGTCTGTGGAAGTTCCACAAGAAGCGTTTATGAGTATTCTGAAGATGAATGATGAGGAAAGCCAAGGTAAATAG
- the dnaJ gene encoding molecular chaperone DnaJ, giving the protein MADQKDYYETLGVSRDADDDTIRKAFRKLSKKYHPDLNHAPGAEQKFKDINEAYQVLSDPQKRAAYDQYGSADGPQGFGGAGAGQGGFSDFGGGQGGFGGFDDIFSQFFGGAGGGAQANPSAPRQGADLQYRMDLTFEEAIFGKDTKISYDREAVCHTCNGSGAKPGTSPVTCHKCHGSGYIQVQRNTAFGAMMTRQVCDVCGGTGKEIKEKCPTCHGTGHEQERHTIDVKVPAGVEDGQQMRLQQAGEAGTNGGPYGDLYIVFRVAPSKKYQRDGSEIYLTIPLSFAQAALGDEIKVDTVHGAVELKIPAGTQSQTKFRLRGKGAPRLRGNGTGDQIVTVEVQTPKHLNEKQKSALMQFAAASGEDVTPHNGTLFDRVKEAFKGGK; this is encoded by the coding sequence ATGGCGGATCAGAAAGATTATTATGAGACACTCGGTGTAAGCCGAGATGCCGATGATGACACCATTCGTAAAGCGTTCCGCAAGCTTTCGAAGAAATACCATCCGGATCTCAACCATGCACCAGGGGCTGAGCAGAAGTTCAAAGACATTAATGAAGCCTATCAGGTTTTGTCTGATCCCCAAAAACGGGCGGCCTATGACCAGTATGGTTCTGCTGACGGTCCGCAAGGGTTTGGCGGCGCTGGTGCTGGTCAAGGCGGATTTAGTGACTTTGGCGGCGGACAAGGCGGTTTTGGCGGATTTGACGATATCTTCAGTCAATTCTTTGGCGGTGCCGGCGGTGGTGCGCAGGCTAATCCATCCGCTCCGCGCCAAGGAGCCGATTTGCAATACCGCATGGACCTAACGTTTGAGGAAGCTATTTTTGGTAAAGACACCAAAATTTCCTATGATCGTGAAGCCGTTTGTCACACCTGCAATGGCAGCGGCGCTAAACCTGGCACCAGTCCCGTGACCTGTCATAAGTGTCACGGTAGTGGGTATATTCAGGTTCAACGCAATACCGCATTTGGCGCCATGATGACGCGGCAGGTTTGCGATGTCTGCGGCGGTACAGGTAAGGAGATCAAAGAAAAGTGCCCGACTTGTCATGGCACTGGCCACGAACAGGAACGTCACACCATCGATGTGAAAGTACCTGCTGGTGTTGAAGACGGCCAGCAAATGCGACTACAGCAGGCTGGTGAAGCTGGAACCAACGGCGGCCCTTATGGTGATCTCTATATTGTTTTCCGAGTCGCACCAAGCAAAAAGTATCAACGTGACGGTTCAGAAATCTATCTGACCATTCCGTTGAGCTTTGCCCAGGCAGCCTTAGGTGACGAGATCAAAGTCGACACCGTTCATGGTGCAGTTGAATTGAAAATTCCTGCTGGCACCCAAAGCCAGACGAAGTTCAGACTTCGCGGCAAAGGGGCACCACGCTTACGCGGCAACGGCACTGGTGATCAGATTGTCACCGTTGAAGTGCAGACGCCAAAGCATTTGAATGAGAAGCAAAAGTCAGCCTTAATGCAGTTCGCAGCCGCTAGTGGCGAGGATGTCACCCCGCACAATGGCACGCTGTTCGATCGGGTTAAGGAAGCTTTTAAAGGCGGTAAGTAA
- the dnaK gene encoding molecular chaperone DnaK yields MSKVIGIDLGTTNSAVAVLEGNQPKIITNPEGNRTTPSVVAFKDGEIQVGEVAKRQAITNPDTIVSIKRHMGEANYKVKVGDKEYTPQEISAMILQYIKKFSEDYLGEPVKDAVITVPAYFNDSQRQATKDAGKIAGLNVQRIINEPTASALAYGLDKGDKDEKILVYDLGGGTFDVSILQLGDGVFEVLSTNGDTHLGGDDFDNKIIDWLVAEFKKDNNIDLSKDKMAMQRLKDAAEKAKKDLSGVTQTQISLPFISAGPNGPLHLERTLTRAQFDEMTADLVAKTKIPVENALKDAKLTNADIDKVILNGGSTRTPAVQEAVKQWTGKDPDHSINPDEAVALGAAIQGGVISGDVKDVVLLDVTPLSLGIETMGGVFTKLIDRNTTIPTSKSQVFSTAADSQPAVDIHVLQGERPMAADDKTLGRFELTDIPPAPRGVPQIEVKFDIDKNGIVQVSAKDLGTGKSQNITIKSSSGLSDEEIERMKKEAEENADADEKRKEEVDLKNDVDQLLFQTDKTLKDVDGKVPEEDIKKVKDAQEALKKAQQENNLDDMKQKRDDLSKLVQDMTVKLYENAQKNQQAQGGPASGAATDAGAAQGSDDKKSDDDTINGDYKDVSDDDKK; encoded by the coding sequence ATGAGTAAAGTTATTGGTATTGATTTAGGGACTACCAACTCAGCTGTTGCGGTTCTGGAAGGTAATCAGCCAAAAATTATCACCAACCCTGAAGGCAATCGGACCACGCCATCTGTTGTTGCGTTTAAAGATGGTGAAATCCAAGTCGGTGAAGTGGCCAAGCGCCAAGCGATCACTAACCCAGACACGATTGTTTCCATTAAGCGCCATATGGGTGAAGCTAACTACAAAGTCAAGGTTGGCGATAAGGAATACACTCCTCAGGAAATTTCTGCGATGATTTTGCAATACATCAAGAAGTTCTCTGAAGATTATCTTGGTGAACCAGTTAAGGACGCCGTTATTACCGTACCGGCTTACTTTAATGATAGCCAACGGCAGGCCACCAAGGATGCCGGCAAGATTGCTGGTTTGAATGTTCAGCGGATTATCAACGAACCAACCGCTTCTGCCTTGGCTTATGGCTTGGACAAAGGCGACAAGGACGAAAAGATTCTGGTTTATGACCTTGGCGGTGGGACATTTGATGTTTCCATTCTGCAATTAGGCGACGGGGTCTTTGAAGTGCTGTCGACCAATGGTGATACCCATTTGGGCGGTGATGATTTTGATAACAAGATCATCGACTGGTTAGTTGCTGAATTTAAGAAAGACAACAATATTGATTTGTCCAAGGATAAAATGGCGATGCAACGGCTGAAGGATGCCGCTGAAAAGGCTAAGAAGGATCTGTCCGGGGTTACCCAGACACAGATCAGCTTGCCATTTATCTCTGCTGGCCCTAATGGCCCGTTGCATTTGGAACGTACCTTGACGCGGGCACAGTTTGACGAAATGACCGCTGACTTGGTTGCCAAGACCAAGATCCCAGTCGAAAATGCTTTGAAGGATGCCAAGTTGACCAACGCTGACATCGACAAGGTTATTTTAAATGGTGGTTCAACTCGGACACCAGCAGTTCAGGAAGCAGTTAAACAGTGGACTGGCAAGGACCCAGACCACAGCATTAACCCAGACGAAGCGGTTGCGCTTGGTGCTGCCATTCAAGGCGGGGTCATCTCTGGTGATGTCAAGGATGTTGTGCTGTTGGATGTAACGCCGCTGTCTCTTGGGATTGAAACCATGGGCGGTGTCTTCACCAAACTGATTGATCGTAATACCACAATCCCAACCTCAAAGAGTCAAGTCTTCTCTACTGCAGCAGATAGTCAACCAGCCGTTGATATCCACGTACTTCAAGGGGAACGGCCAATGGCAGCTGACGATAAGACACTTGGTCGCTTCGAGTTGACGGATATTCCGCCAGCACCACGTGGCGTACCTCAGATCGAAGTTAAATTCGATATTGATAAGAACGGCATTGTTCAGGTTTCTGCGAAGGATCTTGGCACCGGCAAGTCGCAAAACATCACCATCAAGAGTTCTAGCGGTTTGTCCGATGAAGAAATTGAACGGATGAAGAAGGAAGCCGAAGAAAACGCCGATGCCGACGAAAAGCGTAAAGAAGAAGTCGACTTAAAGAATGACGTCGATCAGCTGCTCTTCCAAACCGATAAGACATTGAAAGATGTTGACGGTAAGGTACCTGAAGAAGACATCAAGAAGGTCAAGGATGCTCAGGAAGCCTTGAAGAAGGCTCAACAAGAAAACAACTTGGACGACATGAAGCAAAAACGGGATGACTTGAGCAAACTGGTTCAGGATATGACCGTGAAGTTGTACGAAAATGCCCAGAAGAATCAGCAGGCGCAAGGCGGCCCAGCCAGCGGTGCAGCAACTGATGCAGGCGCAGCTCAAGGCAGCGATGATAAAAAGTCTGACGATGACACCATTAATGGTGACTACAAGGATGTTTCCGACGACGATAAGAAGTAA
- the grpE gene encoding nucleotide exchange factor GrpE, with the protein MAEQKAKHAANAAKKAEKSADTKETSLKEDILQESIADLNEQLSNSKHDGEQLKQERDDFEDKYLRAAAEIQNMNARFEKEQQKLLKYDGQKLAKAILPVVDNLERALATEAKDDSAVSLKKGVQMVYDHLERALKENGITAIDGAGDKFDPNTQQAVQTVAADDQHPADTVAQVLQKGYYLKDRVLRPAMVVVAK; encoded by the coding sequence ATGGCAGAACAAAAAGCAAAGCATGCAGCAAACGCCGCAAAGAAAGCTGAAAAGTCTGCTGATACGAAAGAGACTTCGTTAAAAGAAGATATTTTACAAGAAAGTATCGCGGATCTTAACGAACAACTTTCGAACAGTAAACATGACGGCGAGCAGTTGAAGCAAGAACGCGACGACTTTGAAGATAAATACCTGCGTGCCGCTGCAGAAATTCAAAATATGAATGCTCGCTTCGAGAAAGAGCAGCAAAAGCTGTTGAAATATGATGGGCAAAAGTTGGCTAAAGCCATTTTGCCAGTTGTTGATAATCTCGAGCGGGCGCTTGCAACCGAGGCCAAAGATGACAGTGCAGTTTCCCTGAAGAAGGGTGTTCAAATGGTTTACGATCATCTGGAACGCGCTTTGAAGGAAAACGGCATCACTGCCATTGATGGTGCCGGGGACAAGTTCGATCCCAATACCCAGCAAGCCGTTCAAACGGTCGCAGCGGATGATCAACATCCAGCTGACACAGTCGCGCAGGTATTGCAAAAGGGGTATTACCTCAAGGATCGTGTGTTGCGTCCTGCTATGGTTGTCGTTGCAAAATAA
- the hrcA gene encoding heat-inducible transcriptional repressor HrcA, producing MLTKRQLLVLKEIIRLFTESGQPVGSKTLMQELPVHVSSATIRNDMAALEDAGLITKTHSSSGRVPSTQGYRYYLDHLVEPVRVSRHDLATIKQELGQRYSKMDEIVAQSAQILSNLTSYTAISLGPEVNNIKLTGFRLVPLGNHQVMAILVTNNGNVENQVFTVPPSISSDELEKAIRIVNDQLVGLPLVQVAQRLRTDVPSMLMQYLTSPDGFLDIFGNVLKSAASERFYVGGRLNLMDYLGDSDIHELKKIMSLIDADHGDLTELLGGPIRQTPVQVRLGPELKPIDLANLSLITASYDVGGHGTGMIALLGPTQMPYSKMIGLLDVFREELAKRLTDYYANFDQ from the coding sequence ATGTTGACGAAACGGCAATTGCTCGTCTTAAAAGAGATCATCCGGTTGTTTACTGAAAGTGGCCAGCCGGTGGGCTCAAAGACGTTAATGCAAGAGCTGCCGGTTCACGTCAGTTCTGCGACGATCCGCAACGACATGGCAGCGCTGGAAGATGCCGGTCTGATCACCAAGACCCATAGCAGTTCAGGTCGAGTTCCTTCGACACAAGGCTATCGCTACTATCTTGATCATCTTGTTGAACCCGTGCGCGTCTCTCGCCATGATTTGGCAACGATCAAGCAGGAGCTTGGCCAGCGTTACAGCAAAATGGACGAAATTGTGGCACAAAGCGCGCAGATTCTATCAAATCTGACGAGCTACACCGCCATTAGTCTCGGTCCGGAAGTCAACAATATTAAGCTCACTGGGTTCCGACTCGTACCACTAGGTAACCATCAAGTCATGGCCATTTTGGTCACGAATAATGGTAATGTCGAAAATCAGGTGTTCACCGTCCCGCCGTCCATTTCTTCCGATGAACTTGAAAAAGCCATCAGAATTGTGAATGATCAGCTGGTCGGGTTGCCATTGGTTCAGGTAGCACAGCGGCTGAGGACGGATGTCCCGTCCATGCTAATGCAGTATTTGACCAGCCCAGACGGCTTCCTTGATATTTTTGGCAATGTCTTAAAGTCAGCTGCCTCTGAACGTTTTTATGTTGGCGGGCGGTTGAACTTGATGGATTACCTTGGCGATTCGGATATTCACGAGCTGAAAAAGATCATGTCGTTGATCGATGCGGATCACGGCGATCTGACTGAGTTGCTGGGCGGCCCGATCCGCCAAACACCGGTTCAAGTGCGACTGGGTCCGGAGTTAAAACCTATTGATCTAGCGAACCTCAGCTTGATCACTGCTAGTTATGATGTTGGTGGTCACGGTACCGGTATGATCGCCCTCTTGGGACCGACGCAAATGCCGTACTCCAAGATGATCGGCTTGCTCGACGTTTTTCGCGAAGAGCTAGCTAAACGGTTGACAGACTACTATGCCAACTTTGATCAATAA
- the hemW gene encoding radical SAM family heme chaperone HemW → MAGAYLHIPFCEHICYYCDFNKVFIEGQPVDDYVAMLLKEMRMVMAEHPEEKIQTVYVGGGTPSTLTPTQLATLCQGIHDILHFDQGEFTFEANPNDLLTTEKLQVLHDYGVNRLSIGVQSFNDDVLRRIGRIHRAKDVYTAIANARQVGFDNISIDLIFRLPDQSRDDFLTSLQKALALDLPHYSTYSLILERKTIFYNLMRQGKLRLPTQDVEADMYQDAIDLMEAHGRHQYEISNFAKDGYQCEHNLLYWRNDKYFGFGAGAFGYLGRDRYHNYGPIKQYLTPLHADHLPVLEHHLVPQSEQIEEEMFLGLRTMQGVSEARFYDRYHMTVDAIYGETVPELVSQGLVVRQDGYIRLTNKGKFLGNEVFQRFLIDEPLV, encoded by the coding sequence ATGGCAGGTGCTTATCTTCATATACCATTTTGTGAACATATTTGTTACTACTGCGATTTCAACAAAGTTTTCATCGAAGGCCAGCCAGTTGATGATTATGTGGCCATGCTGCTAAAAGAAATGCGGATGGTGATGGCTGAACATCCTGAAGAAAAAATTCAGACGGTTTATGTCGGTGGTGGCACGCCCAGCACGCTGACACCGACACAATTGGCTACATTGTGTCAGGGTATTCATGATATCCTACATTTTGATCAAGGGGAGTTTACTTTTGAAGCCAACCCCAATGACTTGCTCACGACCGAAAAATTGCAAGTGCTACATGATTATGGTGTCAACCGTTTGTCGATTGGCGTGCAATCGTTTAATGATGATGTATTACGCCGAATCGGCCGGATACATCGAGCAAAAGATGTTTACACTGCCATTGCTAACGCCCGTCAAGTCGGGTTTGATAATATTTCGATTGATTTGATTTTTCGACTACCTGATCAAAGCCGCGATGACTTTCTGACCAGTTTGCAAAAGGCGTTGGCACTGGATCTGCCGCATTACTCAACGTATTCCCTAATTTTGGAACGTAAAACGATCTTCTATAATCTGATGCGACAGGGCAAGTTGCGCTTGCCGACCCAAGACGTCGAGGCCGATATGTATCAAGATGCGATCGATCTCATGGAAGCACATGGCCGACATCAATATGAAATTAGTAATTTTGCAAAGGACGGGTACCAGTGTGAGCATAACTTGCTTTATTGGCGCAATGACAAGTACTTTGGCTTCGGTGCTGGCGCGTTTGGGTATCTTGGTCGTGATCGCTACCACAACTATGGTCCTATTAAGCAGTATTTAACACCATTACATGCTGACCACTTGCCGGTCCTTGAACATCATTTGGTGCCACAGTCAGAACAGATCGAAGAAGAAATGTTTCTAGGCTTGCGGACGATGCAGGGGGTCAGTGAAGCGCGGTTTTATGATCGCTACCACATGACAGTTGACGCCATTTATGGTGAAACTGTGCCGGAACTGGTCAGTCAAGGTTTGGTTGTGCGCCAAGATGGCTACATTCGCCTGACCAACAAAGGCAAGTTCCTTGGCAACGAAGTTTTTCAACGTTTCTTGATTGATGAGCCGCTTGTTTAA
- the ribF gene encoding riboflavin biosynthesis protein RibF: MKTIDIQPPLQVSAAPSQPIVLTLGFFDGVHRGHQAVIKTGKKIALAKKIPLAVMTFNIHPAVVYRGVSETDIRYLSTREEKIKIMQSLGVDYLYVVHFTPDFAALTPQAFVDQYLVGLKADTVVAGFDYTYGKRDVASMALLPKYACGRFDVISVPELAENGQKVSSTRIRHALDSSDIDTANDFLGYTYTTAGKVVHGEARGRLLGFPTINLETLGQQRLPGIGIYAVKVKVGTTWYLGMASIGRNVTFGADRDVTLEINLLDFNQMIYGETVQVRWYHYLRGEVKFAGADALIDQLKKDETAVRDYFAAKKG, translated from the coding sequence ATGAAAACAATTGATATTCAGCCGCCATTGCAGGTGTCCGCGGCCCCGTCACAGCCCATCGTCTTGACCTTGGGCTTCTTTGACGGCGTCCATCGCGGCCATCAAGCGGTGATTAAAACCGGCAAGAAGATCGCTTTAGCAAAAAAGATACCGTTGGCGGTGATGACGTTCAATATTCATCCAGCCGTCGTTTATCGTGGGGTTTCCGAAACCGATATTCGGTATTTATCCACTCGTGAAGAGAAAATCAAAATTATGCAGTCACTGGGCGTGGACTATTTGTATGTGGTTCACTTTACCCCAGATTTCGCTGCGCTGACGCCGCAAGCTTTTGTCGATCAGTATTTGGTCGGTCTGAAGGCGGATACGGTAGTTGCAGGTTTTGACTATACTTATGGCAAGCGGGATGTTGCATCTATGGCTTTGTTGCCAAAATATGCTTGTGGCCGGTTTGATGTCATCAGCGTCCCCGAACTCGCTGAGAATGGTCAAAAGGTCAGTTCAACCCGAATCCGGCATGCACTTGATTCCAGTGATATTGATACGGCCAATGATTTTCTGGGTTATACCTATACAACTGCTGGTAAGGTGGTTCATGGTGAGGCGCGTGGCCGTTTACTTGGCTTCCCAACAATCAATTTGGAGACACTTGGCCAACAGCGATTACCAGGCATTGGTATTTATGCAGTGAAGGTCAAAGTTGGCACCACTTGGTATTTAGGCATGGCCTCCATTGGCCGTAATGTCACGTTTGGCGCCGATCGAGACGTGACACTTGAGATTAATTTACTTGATTTTAATCAAATGATTTATGGCGAAACCGTTCAAGTTCGCTGGTATCACTATTTACGCGGTGAAGTGAAATTTGCTGGTGCTGATGCCCTGATTGATCAATTGAAAAAAGATGAAACTGCCGTCCGAGATTATTTTGCCGCAAAGAAGGGTTAA
- the truB gene encoding tRNA pseudouridine(55) synthase TruB, with product MNGILPLYKPTGMTSADAVYHARKILGIKKIGHSGTLDPNVDGVLPLAIGAGTKAVPQLMASGKVYTGEITLGFATTTEDLDGEVVDKTPLTQPFTADQLDAALTAWTGNITQIPPMFSAVKVNGRRLYEYARAGETVKRPERQATVSQFTRTDEPVFSATDGTQRFRFEVHVSKGTYIRTLAVDVGKTLGVAAVMSQLTRVKSGGFTLKQAVSIEQLKAHAAAGTLADVIQPIDIAFADLPQVDLTVEQFEAISHGRFLSLDQQTPRVRLHFAGVLKAIYRREDDQYRPDLMFLANEKNV from the coding sequence ATGAACGGGATTTTGCCGTTATATAAACCCACTGGCATGACCAGTGCTGATGCGGTGTATCATGCCCGCAAGATTCTTGGTATCAAAAAAATTGGCCATTCCGGTACCCTTGATCCTAATGTGGACGGCGTGCTGCCGCTGGCGATTGGTGCAGGCACTAAAGCGGTGCCGCAATTAATGGCCAGTGGGAAAGTCTACACCGGAGAAATCACGTTAGGTTTTGCGACGACAACCGAGGATTTGGATGGGGAAGTTGTTGATAAAACGCCTTTAACGCAGCCGTTTACAGCTGATCAGTTGGATGCTGCATTGACTGCGTGGACAGGAAACATCACACAGATTCCGCCGATGTTTTCGGCGGTCAAAGTCAATGGTCGCCGGCTTTACGAATATGCGCGCGCCGGTGAAACTGTGAAGCGGCCAGAACGACAGGCCACGGTGTCACAGTTTACACGTACCGATGAACCGGTTTTTTCAGCCACTGATGGCACCCAGCGTTTTCGGTTTGAGGTCCATGTTTCTAAGGGAACCTACATTAGAACACTAGCAGTGGATGTTGGCAAAACGCTGGGAGTTGCTGCGGTGATGAGTCAATTGACGCGAGTAAAAAGCGGCGGGTTTACGTTGAAGCAGGCGGTTAGCATTGAGCAATTGAAGGCGCATGCCGCGGCAGGTACTTTAGCCGATGTGATTCAACCGATTGATATTGCTTTTGCCGATCTGCCTCAAGTTGATTTGACCGTAGAACAATTTGAGGCAATCAGTCATGGCCGCTTTTTATCGCTCGATCAGCAGACTCCGCGCGTTCGTCTGCATTTTGCAGGCGTTCTTAAGGCTATCTATCGCCGAGAAGACGATCAGTATCGGCCAGATTTAATGTTTTTAGCTAATGAAAAGAATGTGTGA